The following are encoded in a window of Candidatus Binatus sp. genomic DNA:
- a CDS encoding thiolase family protein — protein sequence MSESPNVCVIGVGMSAFGRHPEESFEDFGEVAVKAALADAGLDFSAIEMACCGHAMQGITAGQRLLNRVGATGIPIINVENACATGSTAFHQAVMAVRAGMVDVALAVGFEKMQRGPLAADARLAAPSQAKRSAPMPEMFAEVFRAHSKKYGTTVEQMAMVSVKNHRNASHNPKAQYGIEVGVEDVIGSRMVADPLTLMMCCPTSSGAAAAIVARADFARTSPRKPATIVASVLQSERGASDPLTFVTEINTRAASIAYQQSGLKPDDLDVIELHDCFAIAEIVHYENLGLCERGEGGKFVEQGLSAINGRVSVSASGGLLAKGHPLGATGVAQIVEIVEQLRGESGPRQVRDAKIGLAHCQGFGGAACIHILAA from the coding sequence ATGAGTGAGAGTCCGAATGTGTGTGTGATCGGAGTCGGAATGTCGGCTTTCGGACGGCACCCGGAGGAGTCCTTCGAGGATTTCGGTGAGGTAGCGGTCAAGGCCGCCCTGGCCGATGCGGGACTCGACTTCTCGGCGATCGAAATGGCCTGCTGCGGCCACGCGATGCAGGGGATCACGGCCGGCCAGCGGCTCCTCAATCGCGTCGGCGCCACCGGCATCCCAATCATCAACGTCGAGAATGCGTGCGCGACCGGTTCGACCGCGTTTCACCAGGCGGTGATGGCGGTGCGGGCCGGCATGGTCGATGTGGCGCTGGCGGTGGGATTCGAGAAGATGCAGCGGGGGCCGCTGGCTGCCGACGCGCGACTCGCGGCGCCGTCGCAAGCTAAACGCTCGGCGCCGATGCCCGAGATGTTTGCCGAGGTCTTCCGTGCGCACAGCAAGAAGTACGGCACCACGGTCGAGCAGATGGCGATGGTTTCGGTGAAGAACCATCGCAACGCTTCGCACAACCCCAAAGCGCAGTACGGTATCGAGGTCGGGGTGGAAGATGTCATCGGCTCTCGCATGGTCGCCGATCCGCTGACCCTGATGATGTGCTGTCCGACCAGTTCCGGAGCGGCCGCCGCGATCGTCGCGCGCGCGGACTTCGCGCGCACCTCGCCCCGCAAGCCGGCAACCATCGTCGCTTCCGTGCTGCAATCGGAGCGAGGCGCGAGCGACCCGCTCACGTTCGTGACCGAGATAAACACGCGCGCGGCGTCGATCGCATATCAGCAGTCCGGCCTCAAGCCCGACGACCTCGACGTGATCGAACTGCACGACTGCTTCGCGATCGCCGAAATCGTCCACTATGAAAACCTTGGACTGTGCGAGCGTGGCGAAGGCGGAAAGTTTGTCGAACAGGGGTTGAGCGCCATCAACGGACGGGTGTCGGTAAGCGCCTCGGGCGGGTTGCTCGCCAAGGGCCATCCGCTCGGCGCAACCGGCGTTGCGCAAATCGTGGAAATCGTCGAGCAACTCAGAGGCGAGTCGGGCCCGCGTCAGGTACGCGACGCGAAGATCGGCCTGGCGCATTGTCAGGGTTTCGGCGGCGCCGCCTGCATCCACATTCTGGCGGCATAG
- a CDS encoding enoyl-CoA hydratase/isomerase family protein yields MQQVKMVKDQGIALVTIGTPKSIYLTAQTGDELDAVTREIESDQSVRAAVFTGGSPGVFIQHYSVQELVSIAEQLRANGARFDERSEPQSFSLDRACSRVETMLKPAIAAINGNCMGGGLEFALCCDIRIAEDGPYQLGLPEVTVGILPGGGGTQRLPRVVGTARALEFMLLGRRVTPREAAAFGLVNELAQGKALERAMEVAGQLASQSPRAMAHIKRLARSAMQTPMAEGLKLERNLFMDLMTTDWAIDAMKAYVKGLEEQK; encoded by the coding sequence ATGCAGCAAGTCAAAATGGTCAAGGACCAGGGAATCGCTTTGGTGACGATCGGCACGCCGAAGTCGATTTATCTCACGGCACAGACCGGGGACGAACTCGACGCGGTCACGCGCGAAATCGAATCCGACCAAAGTGTGCGCGCCGCGGTCTTCACCGGCGGTTCGCCCGGGGTTTTCATCCAGCACTACTCGGTCCAGGAACTGGTATCGATCGCCGAGCAACTGCGAGCCAATGGAGCCAGGTTCGACGAACGCAGCGAGCCACAGAGCTTTTCACTCGATAGAGCCTGCAGCCGCGTCGAGACAATGCTCAAGCCGGCCATTGCCGCGATCAATGGCAACTGTATGGGCGGCGGGCTCGAATTCGCGCTCTGCTGTGATATCCGCATCGCCGAAGACGGCCCGTATCAGCTGGGACTGCCGGAAGTGACCGTTGGTATTTTGCCCGGTGGCGGAGGCACGCAACGACTGCCGCGCGTAGTCGGCACCGCACGGGCGCTGGAGTTCATGCTGCTCGGGCGACGAGTCACCCCACGCGAAGCGGCCGCCTTTGGTCTGGTCAATGAGCTGGCGCAGGGCAAGGCGCTGGAGCGCGCGATGGAAGTGGCGGGTCAGCTCGCGAGCCAGTCTCCGCGCGCGATGGCCCACATCAAGCGCCTGGCGCGATCGGCAATGCAGACGCCGATGGCCGAGGGCCTCAAGCTCGAACGTAACCTCTTCATGGATCTGATGACGACCGACTGGGCGATCGACGCGATGAAGGCATACGTTAAGGGCCTCGAAGAGCAAAAGTGA
- a CDS encoding AMP-binding protein, whose protein sequence is MAEEFFSLANILREKAAADPDKVFLRFEDQQITYGQLNQRASRVANGLTGLGIKPGDGIAIMMPNRPEFLDAFFATQKLGAYAVPVNIALKGEGLAYILNHSEAKALFISADLVESLLPIRETLPAIKHLIVDTIEAPAGFAMPPGAITLAELTKAPAGEPHVALEADAIAALLYTSGTTGLPKGVVFRYRGFAMFAAPGAGYQPGDILYTCLPLFHANALFLSVVRGLVAGYTVALGRRFSASRFWDDIRRYRATTFNALGAMIPILLKQPPRPDDADNPVRIIFSAATPAWAWAEFEKRFKLTVWEGYGAVDGGGFSLFNAGTSPKGSMGKPPPGIQAKVVDDNGAEVPVGEAGNLIFKIDNPSARRVEYFKNPDATDAKIRDGWLYTGDMAYCDADGNYFFADRKTDSMRRRGENISSFEVEKIVNQHPAVLESGAFGVPSELGEDDVMVAVVLRPGQSVPPEELVRFCEERMAKFMVPRYLDFRESLPKTETHRVQKAVLKKQGLTATTWDRDKSKTAPVKAHVS, encoded by the coding sequence ATGGCTGAGGAATTCTTCTCATTGGCAAACATCCTGCGGGAGAAGGCCGCCGCCGATCCCGACAAGGTCTTCCTGCGGTTCGAGGATCAGCAAATCACCTACGGCCAGCTCAACCAGCGCGCCAGCCGGGTTGCCAACGGGCTCACCGGACTGGGGATCAAGCCGGGCGACGGTATCGCGATCATGATGCCGAACCGGCCGGAGTTCCTCGATGCGTTCTTCGCCACCCAGAAGCTGGGCGCCTACGCGGTTCCGGTCAATATCGCGCTCAAGGGCGAGGGCCTCGCGTACATTCTGAATCACTCGGAAGCAAAGGCGCTGTTCATCTCGGCCGATCTGGTCGAGTCGCTGCTCCCAATTCGCGAGACCCTTCCCGCGATCAAACATCTGATCGTGGACACGATCGAAGCGCCTGCGGGCTTCGCGATGCCGCCCGGCGCGATCACGCTGGCCGAACTGACGAAAGCACCGGCCGGCGAGCCCCATGTCGCGCTCGAGGCCGACGCAATCGCGGCGCTGCTGTACACCTCGGGAACCACCGGGCTGCCCAAGGGCGTGGTTTTTCGGTACCGCGGGTTCGCGATGTTCGCCGCACCCGGCGCGGGCTACCAGCCGGGCGACATCCTCTATACCTGCCTGCCGCTGTTTCACGCCAACGCTCTGTTCCTGAGCGTGGTGCGCGGGCTGGTCGCCGGCTACACGGTCGCGCTCGGACGCCGCTTCAGCGCGAGCCGCTTCTGGGACGATATCCGCCGCTACCGCGCGACGACTTTCAACGCGCTCGGCGCGATGATCCCGATCCTGCTCAAGCAGCCGCCGCGCCCCGATGACGCCGACAACCCGGTGCGGATCATCTTCAGTGCCGCGACTCCGGCATGGGCATGGGCGGAATTCGAGAAGCGCTTCAAGCTCACGGTGTGGGAAGGCTACGGAGCGGTCGACGGCGGCGGATTCAGTCTGTTCAACGCGGGGACTTCGCCCAAGGGCTCGATGGGCAAACCGCCCCCGGGAATCCAGGCCAAGGTGGTCGACGACAATGGCGCCGAGGTTCCGGTCGGCGAGGCCGGCAACCTGATCTTCAAAATCGACAACCCGAGTGCGCGCCGCGTCGAGTATTTCAAGAATCCCGACGCCACGGACGCCAAGATCCGCGATGGCTGGCTGTACACCGGCGACATGGCCTACTGCGACGCCGACGGCAACTACTTCTTCGCCGATCGCAAGACCGACTCGATGCGCCGGCGCGGCGAGAATATCTCATCGTTCGAAGTCGAGAAGATCGTCAACCAGCATCCGGCGGTGCTCGAATCGGGCGCATTCGGAGTGCCCTCGGAGTTGGGCGAAGACGATGTGATGGTCGCGGTGGTGCTGCGCCCCGGCCAGAGCGTTCCGCCCGAAGAACTGGTGCGGTTCTGCGAGGAACGGATGGCAAAGTTCATGGTGCCTCGCTACCTCGATTTCCGCGAAAGCCTGCCCAAAACCGAAACCCATCGGGTGCAAAAGGCGGTGCTCAAGAAGCAGGGCCTTACCGCGACCACCTGGGATCGCGACAAGAGCAAGACCGCGCCGGTCAAGGCGCACGTTTCCTAG